From Spirochaetaceae bacterium, the proteins below share one genomic window:
- a CDS encoding D-alanyl-D-alanine carboxypeptidase produces the protein NSGQILYAHNPHQLIPPASLAKLVTLKLAYQAIGEGRLSADSLIPISGRAHFSNQPAGSSLMYIAEGHRVTLYELMLGLALPSGNDAAVAVAEAVAGSVEDFVTLMNDEARRLGLSDTTFTEPAGIAGSNITTAYDFARFTRSYLASHPYAIEQLHNRRSFTYPTAANLGNATVRWAPMLRGNTNNSLLNNYEYADGLKTGFIRAAGYNLVATARRDGMQLIAVILGVQAPGPQTGSVRRNQDAITLFDYGFNNFEFINLNNFIAIPARIWGGEERTAWLKIPNNKAALLIRRCFSREVTFNTPANLNLLAPLPAGYEAGRLTINYANNSYTLPLITAGEIPAVPNRLLYKLARLALWFKQLALTLKA, from the coding sequence AACAGCGGCCAAATTTTATATGCCCATAACCCTCATCAGCTTATCCCGCCGGCCAGCTTAGCTAAGCTGGTAACTTTAAAGCTGGCTTATCAGGCCATCGGCGAGGGCCGCTTAAGCGCAGATAGCCTAATACCTATCAGCGGCCGGGCGCATTTTAGCAACCAGCCGGCCGGCAGCAGCTTAATGTATATCGCCGAAGGCCACCGGGTAACTTTGTACGAATTAATGCTGGGCCTTGCTTTACCCTCCGGCAACGATGCGGCGGTGGCGGTGGCCGAAGCGGTGGCCGGCAGTGTAGAAGATTTTGTAACCTTGATGAATGACGAAGCCCGCCGGCTTGGCCTTAGCGATACCACCTTTACCGAGCCGGCCGGTATCGCCGGCAGCAATATAACTACAGCTTACGACTTTGCCCGCTTTACCCGCAGCTATTTAGCCAGCCACCCTTATGCGATAGAGCAGCTGCATAATAGACGCAGCTTTACCTACCCTACCGCCGCTAATTTGGGTAACGCCACCGTGCGCTGGGCCCCAATGCTGCGGGGCAACACCAATAATTCTTTACTAAATAATTATGAATACGCCGATGGCTTAAAGACTGGCTTTATTAGGGCCGCCGGTTACAATTTAGTGGCTACCGCCCGGCGTGATGGTATGCAGTTAATAGCGGTCATTTTAGGGGTACAGGCACCGGGCCCGCAAACGGGCTCGGTACGGCGCAACCAAGATGCCATCACCCTTTTTGATTACGGCTTTAATAACTTTGAGTTTATTAACTTAAATAATTTTATCGCTATCCCGGCCAGAATATGGGGCGGTGAGGAACGCACCGCTTGGCTTAAAATACCCAATAATAAGGCTGCCTTATTAATTAGACGCTGTTTTAGCCGCGAAGTTACCTTTAATACTCCGGCTAATCTTAATTTGTTAGCTCCTTTGCCTGCCGGTTATGAGGCCGGCCGGCTAACCATAAATTATGCCAATAATTCCTACACCTTACCGCTGATAACCGCCGGCGAAATACCGGCCGTTCCCAATAGGCTTTTGTATAAGCTAGCGCGGCTGGCTTTATGGTTTAAACAACTGGCTTTAACTCTTAAAGCTTAA